In the genome of Egibacteraceae bacterium, the window TTCTCAGCGAGATCGTGACGAGCCCGTTCGGACTCGGGATGGGCCTGCGCACCGTCGCGCTGCTCGCGCTCGGCGTCCTGCTCGCCACGTCGGCTGACCGGGTCGTGCAGGCGGCGGGGGCGGGCGGGGTCGCCGTCGCGTCCTTCGTGCTCGTCGGGCACTCCGCGGTGACCACGCCGCGCTGGTTCGCGTGGTTGGCCGACGTCGTCCACGTCGGCGCGGCCGCGGTGTGGTTCGGCGGCCTGGTGGCGCTCGGGGCGACCCTGTGGTGGCAGCGTCACGAGGAGGACGCTGGCACCTCCGTCAGCGCGGTGAGCCGCTACTCCCAGGCCGCTGCGGGCGCGCTGGCGGGCGTGGCGGCCACGGGGCTCGGACTGGCGTGGCTGGAGGTCCGGGCGCTCCGAGCAGTGTTCACGACCCCTTATGGGCAGGTGCTCGTCGCGAAGCTCGCGCTCGTCGCGCTGATCCTCGGCGTGGCCGCCTACAACCGCTACCGGCTGGTCCCCGCCGTGCGCGACGTCGAGCGCAGGTCAGCCGGACGGCGCCTTCTGCGTCGCACCGTAACCGTGGAAGCCGGCGTCATGAGCGCCGTGATCGCGCTGACCGCCGTGCTCGTCGCGCTCCAACCCGCACGGGAGGCGGCCGGGATCGGCGGATTGTTCACCGCCGACGTGCCCGTGACGGATGGTCTGACACTCAACCTCACCGTGGACCCCAACCGCGCCGGCGGCAACGAGGTGCACCTCTACCTCCTCGACCAGACCGGACGGCCGACGGACGCGCAGGACCTGACCCTGCGGTTCACGATGCCCGCCGAGGAGATCGGGCCGATCGAACGCCAACCGCTCGTTGCCGGCCCCGGGCACTGGGTCCATTCCGGCCCGGAGCTGCAGATTGCGGGCACCTGGCGGATCGAGGCGGTCGTGGCACTGTCCCGGTTCGAGCGGGAGAACGCCACGGTCAGCGTCACCGTCAATCCCTGACCGAAGAGCAGACGCCGGATCGTCTCCCCGCTCTTCGCCACCCTGCTGCCCTCTGCCCACCCTGACGAACCCGCGGTCGACCACCTGAGCGGCGCCGGCCACCTCGTGCCAACCGGAGGAAGCGGTCGCCCGCCGCCTACGCCCAGCCGAGGTCGTGCAAGGCGTCGTCGTCGATGCCCATGTGGTGGGCGAGCTCGTGCACCACGGTGATGCGGACCTCCTCGACAAGCTCCTCCTCGTCGCGGCACATCGCGCACAGGGGCATGCGGTAGATGGCGATGCGGTCCGGCAGCACCCCCGCGTAGTCGCCGCGCTCGGTGAGCGGCACACCCTCGTAGATACCGAGGAGGTCGGGCTCGGCGTCGTTGCGGTCTTCCACGACCACCGCAACGTTGTTGAACTGCTCCCACAGCGCGTCGGGCACGGAGTCGAGGGCTGCGTCGACGAGCTCGGAGAAGCGCTCCTCGGAAATGAGCTCCATGGCGTCTAGCGTACGCGTGTGCTCGACGTCCTCCTCCTGATCGGCGGCCTCGGGCTGTTGACGGTCGCCGCCGACCGATTCGTCATCGGTGCGGCGCGGCTGTCGACCGCCCTGCGCATCTCGCCCGTGATCGTCGGCGCCATCGTCATCGGCTTCGGCACGAGCACGCCGGAGTTCCTCGTCACCGTGCTGGCCACCCTGCGGGGGTCGCAGGACCTCGCCTTCGGCAACATCGTCGGGTCGAACACCGCGAACGTCCTGCTCGTGCTCGGAGCGGCGGGGGTCGCCCGGCCGCTCATGATCGGGGCCGCGACGCTGCGACGGGAGCTGCCCCTCATGCTCCTGGCGGTGCTGCTGCTCGCGGCAGTCTCCGCCGACGGGAGGGTGAGCGCCCTGGATGCTGCGGTGCTGCTAGCCGCGGCCGCTGCCGCCATCGCCATCATCGTGGTCGTCGGCCTGCGCGACCGGGAGGCGGCGAAGTCCCTCGCGGCGGAGGTCGCCGGGTACTCCGGGCAGGCTCCGCCGAGCGTGCCGCGCTCGGCCCTGCTCGCCGTCGTCGGGCTGCTCGGGACCCTGCTTGGCGCACAGATGCTCGTGAGCGGCGCCGTCGGCATCGCCCGCGCGCTGCGGGTCAGCGAGGCCGTCATCGGTCTCACGATCGTCGCCGTCGGCACGAGCCTGCCGGAGCTCGTGACGGCAATCGCCGCCGCGCGCCGCGACGAGTCCGACCTCGTCGTCGGCAACATCCTCGGCAGCAACCTGTTCAACTCCCTGCCGGTGGCGGGCGTCGCCGGCGCCCTCGCCACGACAACGCTCGGGCGCACCTTCCTCCTGAGCCTCGGGATCATGGTCGTCGCCTGCGGCCTTGCGGCGGTCCTTCTGCGCAGCGGCCGGCGGTTGGTCCGCGGCGAAGCCGCCCTCCTGCTCGTGGGGTTCGTCGCCGCCACGATCGCAGTCGCCTTCTTCTGACGCCCGCCTGCTGCGCTATGCTCGCACGGAGCTGGCGCAAGCCGGCTCGGCCGAGTGCGTGCGGGGTTGGCCGACCGCACACCCGTCCACGGACCGAGTGGGCGCGCCGGGGCGCAAGCCCGGCGGCACCGACGACGCGCGGCCGCGTCGAGAAGGACGATTCTTCCATGGCCGTGAAGATCCGCCTGCGTCGTGAGGGCAAGAAGAAGCAGCCGTACTACCGGGTGGTCGTGGCCGACGTCCGTGCACCGCGGGACGGCCGGTTCATCGACGACATCGGCTACTACCAGCCCCTCCACGAGCCCTCCACCATCTCCATCGACCGTGAACGCGCCCTGAAATGGCTGCGCAACGGGGCCCAACCCACTGACGCGGTCGTGAACCTCCTGCGCATCGAGGGCATCTGGGAGGAGTTTCGCCCCGGCGACCCCGGCAAGGACCGCAGCGCGAAGCGGGACGCGCTTGCCGCGAAGGCGGCCGAGCGCGAGAACGAGGCCCGACGGCGGGCGGAAGCCGCCGCCCGCGAGCGCGCGGAGGCCGAGGCGTCAGCCGCGGCGGAGGCGACGCCCACCGACCCCGACGAGGCCACCGTCGCCCAGGCCCGGGAGGAAGTCACCCAACCAGACCCCCTGCCGGCGGAGGACGCTGGCGCGCTGCCCCCCGAGGAGGGCGGGCAGGCCCCGGAGCCGTCGTCTGCGGAGGGCGCGACCACTGAGGAGGAGCAGCCGTGATGACCACCGAGGTCCTCGAGTATCTCGCCCGGTCGCTGGTCGACCACCCCGACGACGTGTCGGTCACGGAAGCCGAGGACGAGGACGGCGAGCTCGTCCTCGAGCTGCGCGTGCACCCCGACGACATGGGCAAGGTCATCGGCAAGCGCGGCCGCACCGCGAAGGCCATCCGCACGATGGTGAAGGCGGCCGGCACCCGCGAGGGCACCCAGGCCATCGTCGAGATCGTCGAATAGCGCCCGTGGCGGCCGAGGTCGCCGTCGGCGCCGTCGGCAAACCCCTCGGTCTGCGCGGCGAGGTCTACGTGCACCCCGACCCCGACCTCGGGGAGGAGTTCCCGCCCGGCGCGAGCTACACGGTTGCGGGGAGGTCGCTCACCGTCGCCGCGAGCCGCATGCACGGCAACCGCCGGGTCGTGCGGTTCGAAGGGGTCGACAGCCGTGAGGCCGCCGGGGCGCTGCGCGGCGCGGTCGTGTCGGTGGACCGGGAGAGCGTCGGGCTCGACGTCGATGTCTTCTGGGCCGACGAGCTGCTCGGCCGCGACGTCGTGACCGCCGGCGGCGAGCCCGTCGGGGTGCTCGTCGGCGTGGCCGACGGCGCCGCGCACGACTACCTCGTCGTCGCCCG includes:
- a CDS encoding CopD family protein, producing the protein MGEPPGGRRLPAVGMRPRARLTHVASFGAAAIAVVALLAGPAMAHAVLVEAAPPDGSVLDDPPRTIELRFNEPVSVPPGGIRLYDAAADQVPLGDDRGSAPQEITVPVDEVLEDGPYILTWRVVSADGHPVRGAFQFSVGGETTVDEGTFAVIFSDASANRWLVSGAIVRTGAFIGTLLATGVAFFLAFVWRRPARGGAAVTDGSPTVDRRLRLMAAWAALGAALATVALVGLQSGSLADRGLTGMVDRQVLSEIVTSPFGLGMGLRTVALLALGVLLATSADRVVQAAGAGGVAVASFVLVGHSAVTTPRWFAWLADVVHVGAAAVWFGGLVALGATLWWQRHEEDAGTSVSAVSRYSQAAAGALAGVAATGLGLAWLEVRALRAVFTTPYGQVLVAKLALVALILGVAAYNRYRLVPAVRDVERRSAGRRLLRRTVTVEAGVMSAVIALTAVLVALQPAREAAGIGGLFTADVPVTDGLTLNLTVDPNRAGGNEVHLYLLDQTGRPTDAQDLTLRFTMPAEEIGPIERQPLVAGPGHWVHSGPELQIAGTWRIEAVVALSRFERENATVSVTVNP
- a CDS encoding metallopeptidase family protein, which gives rise to MELISEERFSELVDAALDSVPDALWEQFNNVAVVVEDRNDAEPDLLGIYEGVPLTERGDYAGVLPDRIAIYRMPLCAMCRDEEELVEEVRITVVHELAHHMGIDDDALHDLGWA
- a CDS encoding calcium/sodium antiporter, which codes for MLDVLLLIGGLGLLTVAADRFVIGAARLSTALRISPVIVGAIVIGFGTSTPEFLVTVLATLRGSQDLAFGNIVGSNTANVLLVLGAAGVARPLMIGAATLRRELPLMLLAVLLLAAVSADGRVSALDAAVLLAAAAAAIAIIVVVGLRDREAAKSLAAEVAGYSGQAPPSVPRSALLAVVGLLGTLLGAQMLVSGAVGIARALRVSEAVIGLTIVAVGTSLPELVTAIAAARRDESDLVVGNILGSNLFNSLPVAGVAGALATTTLGRTFLLSLGIMVVACGLAAVLLRSGRRLVRGEAALLLVGFVAATIAVAFF
- the rpsP gene encoding 30S ribosomal protein S16, which encodes MAVKIRLRREGKKKQPYYRVVVADVRAPRDGRFIDDIGYYQPLHEPSTISIDRERALKWLRNGAQPTDAVVNLLRIEGIWEEFRPGDPGKDRSAKRDALAAKAAERENEARRRAEAAARERAEAEASAAAEATPTDPDEATVAQAREEVTQPDPLPAEDAGALPPEEGGQAPEPSSAEGATTEEEQP
- a CDS encoding KH domain-containing protein, giving the protein MTTEVLEYLARSLVDHPDDVSVTEAEDEDGELVLELRVHPDDMGKVIGKRGRTAKAIRTMVKAAGTREGTQAIVEIVE
- the rimM gene encoding ribosome maturation factor RimM (Essential for efficient processing of 16S rRNA); the protein is MAAEVAVGAVGKPLGLRGEVYVHPDPDLGEEFPPGASYTVAGRSLTVAASRMHGNRRVVRFEGVDSREAAGALRGAVVSVDRESVGLDVDVFWADELLGRDVVTAGGEPVGVLVGVADGAAHDYLVVARDGGDDLLVPAVDELVEVTADRIVVQPLPGLLGDTDEA